The nucleotide window gcttgtttatttgttgtgtgatgctgtgtttttttgtcctttcttgTACCCTTTTGTATCGGTCTCTTTGTCCTGTGGACCTTTTCCACACCCCAGAGTCACAAACCTTTCGTGTGTGCTATTTCACTGAAACCCATATAAAGAATGAAATGTGTACATGgcattaaactgaaataatgtcAACATATCAGTTGCATAAAGAGCCACAGCAAGAGAACCAGTGTGAACCAGTGCAAACTAGGGACACGCTTTGTTACATCTGttcagaattttaatttaatataggAGTGTCTTAATTCAGTGGGGGCGCGGccagtttggccgggtcctgttctctggcgggtctggggttcgagtcccgtttggggtgccctgtgacagactggcgtcctgtcctgggtgtgtcccctccagccttgtgccctgtgttgccgggttaggctctggccccCCCttaaccccacttgggacaagtggcttcagacagtgtgtgtatgttgtctTAATTCTAAAGTGAAAGGGACTATGTATCCCAAAAAATTGTAAACATCTATAcattctttttaatgaaaataactgtGTTTAGTTTCAATATATTACATGTGAAAGTGAATTtagttatttgtattttcacaaTGTTCGACAATGCCAATTACATATTTTAGTCGACTAAAACCGACTAAATGAAATTCGCCTGACTAAATACTGCAGGTAAAATGCAAGGCATTTGTCTCCCACCAGCAACTCTGAACAGAGTTATCACTAGATGAACGGACTTCATCAACACTTTAGCAGGAAAAGTAACGTTTTTGCAGAGATTTTAGAGACTAGAGCCACATAACAGGTAAGTGAGAGATGGAAACCTGTGAAGAATGTGAACTAGGGCAGCATCAAAATttacagcttttcttttttttctaaaagatTTAGCTAAAGAGTAATTTAGACCTGCGTTCTGCACGTTCACGTCTGAGTAGGAACGCAGGAATCTATAACAGCGATTATAGATTCAAGTCTGGACAAGAACCACAAAGCTGCTTACATACCTGACTGCGCAACCGCTGTAGACGAGCTGTGTACCAGGTGTGTATGGATGCAGGAGGTACCAGAAATGCCCCCTTccacttttttctatttttacttCCTTTTGGCATTAAATTTGAGTAGATTTTTTTGACCAGTCCTAATTGTATATAAAAGagaactgaggaaaaaaaacaccagtgttCTTTTTATGCCATTTCTTTGGTCTAGAAGACAATGAAATGTGCACTAAgaagtgtgaaaaagtaattgctctAACTTTGAGGGAGTAATTGCAATCAGTTGTTTGAATATGGCTAGACCTAATTTGggccatttttttctgatattattGACACCTACTTCTACTATTATCAGCAACAGACAACCTAACACAATAGAGATTTACAGAGGAACATCATGCCATGCTCAAAGAAACTTTCTGAAGACCACCAGAGAAAAGATGCTGAAGCTTATAAGTCTACATGATGCTCCATTTCATCAAGCAAAAATCAAATGGCCATTTCAGAGAAAGAACCATCTAACAacagtcaagcatggtggtggcagtgtgatgctgtggGGACATTTTGCATCAACAGAACCAGCAAACCTTGCTATTACCGAGTGAACCAtgatttacacttacatttattcatttagcggatgcttttccccaaagtgacgtacatctcatagaaaatataatttctgcattacattaggagaaagagacagctgcagacatgtgattcttaaatacagatTTCCTCTTTGTAGCAGAAAATCCTAAAGAATATCAGGCCATCGGTCCATGAGTTGAAGTTGAATCATAGCTTGGTCATGTAACAGGACAATGATCTTAAACATACAAGCAACTACACATGAGAAtcattgaaaaggaaaaaaaaaaaaaaaaaaaaaaaaagttaagaattggcctagtcaaagtcccgACCTGAATCCAGTTGAGAGAAGGAAAGACCTGAAAAGAGCTGCTGATGCTCAGGACCTGCAAATGCTACTGAGCTAAAGCAGTCCTGAAAGGAACAGATGACAAAAATTCCTCTACAGCGATGGAGTCGCTGTTCAACAGCTACACAAAGTGTTTAGCTGTATTCATTGAAGCTAAAAGCAGCTTTTTCAAGCTTCCCTATTTCCTTTACATCATCTGACGTAAAACCAACCACATACAAGGGACacaatacacaaacatttttgcacaagtttttttattttgatcttTGAAAAGATAACACTAACCTCATCTGTACATGGGAAACACTGTTTCACACATCACAGTGAAATCAGATAGCTGGTAACATTACACCTGTGTCCCACCAGTGGGTGGTGCTATGGCCTTCAGATGGGGGGCAGTTTCATGCTGAATTTTGCTAGGAGTGGCCCCAAAAACAGTGGTCCAAAAAAACATCAATTGAACTTTGAGACTTAAATGAAATACAAGTAATGAGTTTGGAAGTGGAAATAACGTAGAGAACAATGTAAAGATCAGTACAGAAGTCAGCACTGTGACAATCACACAGTTCTACTAAGGATATTACGCTTTTTCCAAATACAACTCATCTTGTCATTTTTGGTTACATTTGGTCCATTTTTTATCTCATTCAAACTATGGAAGACAGACAATCCAACTTCTCTTACAATGCCATTCAATCAGTTGCCTTTTGGAAATTGAGCTTCTGTCATTTCCAATTTCAAACATAACTGAAAAAACTTCCCTTCAACCCTCAGGGAGTGCACTTTTAACAATGAAACTCAGTGCTAAGATGCTGTTTAAATGACGATAAACagatgaaaactacaaaaaaaaggaaaacacaaaaaaagagcaatatTCCTTGTTTGCACTGACCCTTGGGTATACAACATTCCAGAGTGTGCAGtacaaacatttgttacatttggCGGTAAAATGTGCACGCCCTCAGATGTGTCCTGAGTTGTGTCAGCCACGGTCCTGCGTTTCACTACAGGTTTAATGTGAGCTGGTGCATGGCTATTGACCTTGACTAGGGTCCCCCTGGAACGAGGCCGAATCGTAGCACCAAGAAAATGTGCGCCCTCCCCCCAGACACCAACAAGAAGCAGCAAGGCCCAGGGCTCACTGGGAGGCCATTCCCCAGCCAATATAGAGTCCAAGGGCCAATGTAACACCTGCCCCCACACCCAAGAGGATGGGTCTCCAGTATAGCCACCTCTGTCTCTTCTGCTCTGTGTCGTACAGTCTCTGTTTCATCTGCTGCACCTTCTGTGCTGTTGCAGCCCTCCTGGCCTCCCGATGCCTCTGGCGTGTGCAGCTGAGCAAAAATGATGAGCCATATTCACAACACCAAggtcaataaaacaaaagctaAAATTCAGCAATAACGATTGTATTATTATTCTGCACTGGGtgcatttttatgtttgcatCAGTATTTTCAAGACACCTAAATAAAGCATACGGCAAGAACTCAAATTTATTACCCGTTCAGAATATACAAATGAAAACTATTAAAAGGATAATGTGACTATATAAAGAACTTAAAAAGCAGCATTAGAATTTCACTGTACACTTTTTTAATCCAAAGCCAGAAGCACACCACTGCTAGACAGGAGCAAGGCCATGACCAGCTCTGCACTCACCTCTCTATGCTCTCCTCGTGGTCTTGCTTGGGCCAGTCTGCCTCTTTTGATTCATACCCGTCACCATTGAGCTTATCAGTGGGACgaggcgggggtgggggtggttcaGATGACTCCCATACAGGCTCCTGGCCCTCATTGGCAAGCTCCTGCCACTCATTCTGTGGAAAAGGGACACCAAGTGCACGTAAATCCAGAGATTACAGACCTTCAGATTCTTGACTTTTCACATTTCCCTCCACTGTATATAAAAAGAACTGGCAGCTTGCTTATAACCTAATCCCCTACTTCGaatcctttttcttcttttcatcaGAGAACTGCTACCGAAATGATTCTGGGACACACCATCCTACTACTTATACTTCTGTCATAGTAAAACTCATAAGAGGCTTATCACACGTAACACACTCCATGCAGCTGCTTACACTAATcttattacacattttaaccAGGTACTCCCCCCccttcaaacaaacaaaattgaaaatggTGTATGCTAAATGTTAATATTGAGAAAAGTACAATTGCaactgtaaacattttgtagcttgatattttactgaaggTTCAGGTTAatcaaaaaaattcaaaggtaGAACAGCAGGGAACCTCTTGGGAACTGAAATCACAACCCTTAGATCACAAGTCAGTGTTCCTCAGCACCCATTCTATTTAAgtccataaaataaatatagccAGTAACAGAAGCACACTTGTCATTTTGCCtgtgaacaaaacaaattcaaaatgtgGATTAGGATTTGCCCTGCCCACCTCATACCTTTACAGACCTATCACCCATAATATACTTGGCACCCTCGATGATGGCCATGTAGGAGAAACGCAGCTGATCAGGAGTCTGAATAAGGCCCATGCGGTACTTCCTCATCTCTAGCAGGACTTTCTGAATGTCCACTGAAGATGGGTCTTTTCTCTTGTCCATCTGCACAAATTGATTCAGCAGCAGAAAACTTTGTACTGACAAAATTATCACTAAGAATAGAAtcctcaaaataaaaatgcattcagacaCAAAATTTGTTGTAACTGACACCTCAGCACCAGGGGAATCTAGAAGTAATATAAACATGTACTTTCCAATTATTTATCATATTCAAAGATTAAATGAGAAATGGTTTGCAATTATGAATAATCTCATTTTCTTTTGCCGGTGTATGCGTGGGCTATGGGGACTGACTGCATTGGAAGATGTAACCTCTCCAGGCGTGGGTGAGTATGTGGACAGCTCACCAGGACAAGACACGTGTCCACCAATGAGAAGGTGCCCGAGCGGCCAATCCCAGCACTACAGTGTACCACTGATGGCCCGTGCTGCACCTCCAGGGACCCCGACTCACGCACTTTAAACAGGAAGTTGAGGAAGGAGGCTGGGGACTCTGGAACCCCAAAGTCAGGCCAGGTGGTGTAATGAAAGTGGTAGATTTCTCTAGTCTCTTGGGTCTAAACACAGTATAGGGAAAAGTAAGGGAATGTGGAAAAAAGCTCAAAGCAAGCCTATTTTCACAAGAACATGCATCAATTTCTAGAAtaaacattgaaagttgctgaGATCCAGAATAACAGGAATTGtttgaactgtaaaaaaaaaaaaaaaaaaaaaaaaaaaaaaaaactttcctttGAGCTACTCACATCTGTATTTTGCAGCTCCAACACTCGTATCGTGTAGTAGGATTTAACATCCTCAGACAGCAGTTTCACAACAAAATTCGTGTCCTTAAAGGACATTTCCCGCTCCTCGGGGGTTGGCCAGTATTGTGCAcatttttcctggaaaaaaaaaaaagagacaagatTGAATCTTACTGTGATAAACAACTATATGTCAAGTTACTTTGGTCAAAAATttcaaagtaataataatgataatgtttaTTTCAACCTACAAAAGCTAACCAAGTTGCGCTGTTTGAATAATGACAGTTATATATGCAATCTAAACCTTTCCTGCAACCAGCAGTTGCAAAATTGTGCCCAGTCTGCGGAATGAGCAAAACTTCACAGCTCAACCATTCAGCCAAGCGTCCTTCCCAATGTGGACAGACGGGAGTCTCAAGAATTCAATATTTAACAGGCGAACATCTTAAACACCCTGGAAGGCGATTTCATGACCGCTTGACTCAGGACCCGGAAAGTCACATTGTAACAGTGGAGTGCCCATCAGCGCAGCTTTCTGTGCACCTCTGACACATGTTCCATCCCCCTCTCAGAAGGTTCACACtcattcaaaacatttcagtcaAGGCGATTTACATCACGGCAAGTCCACGCACTGTTAGTCATCAAAATCTCATTCATTATGAAACTGCTGTTTACACACATTAGGTTTCTGTTCTTCATTTAAAGACTCGGAGGAGAATAATAAGATGACCTCAGGGAGTAAACTCAATGGTATGTAATGATTACTACTTGAAATCCAACATCAATTTTCTCTTCtcaagtaaatgaaataaaatagttttCCTTGCATTAGTTCTCAACAGACTGGAATTCCCATTTGTGCAATTAACACTGCATTTACACGGTACAGAACCTCTCTGTTAGGTGCACCACCACGAGAAGCAGCAATGCAACAGGGTGCTTTATGGCTCGTGAGAGGGTCGAGTGTGGTTCCACCAGAACCAGCTTGCGCGGAGCTGGCCATCGAGTATACGAACACGTTCTTGTGGTGACAGTGTGCCTCACGCGTCACATGCAGAGAGCAAAGCACGAGGCTCTGCATGCACTTCAGAGCAATGATTCAAAACCTCTTCCTTCCTTACCAGAAATAAAGCATATGAAGGACAATATTAGCTCTCTGTATTTCTCGAAAGGCAATCATCACAGCAACAAACGCTCATGACAAGAAGAACAACTAAGTGCATGAGCTCTGTTTTCCACATGAGCTTTGCAGGTCATACAGATATGATGGCCTGCTGCTGAACTCTCAGTCTCAGCTTGTTTACATGTGCTTTATGACCTGGAAAACTCATGTACTTACAGATCCTTTCTCAATCACCCTGTTCAACATGATGACTGCTTTTGTTCTCTGCTCCCAAACCATCAACCAGAAGTGGCCACAAGTGTTTCTCAATGGTCCCTggagatgcaaacacacacaggtaacaAGTTCAGTagactatttaaaaaataaaaaataaaaaaaaccatctcTTAAGACACAAGCCTCATTCATTGCCTAGATGGAGCAATAATGACCCATTTAtcctttgcagtttttaaaagtcCTTTTACCATTAACAGGCGAGCAGAATGTTATTTTGCTGTCCCACACCACCTCTTTGCTGGATGAAACCTTCATAAATTAACCTTCTTTGTGTTGGAAGCTGTTTAAGCTCAAGCACAGTGATCTCCCCATTACAGTTTAAGGCAGGACAAAAGATGATTTCAGCTAATGAAATCCATCAAGAGTAATGTattcatataatatatatttatctatCCAGTCAaccttttcatccaaagcaacttgcactgctaattatttacccatttatacagctgggtattttttactgcagcaattaaTGTttagtaccttcctcaagggtaccacagcaggagcaaggattcaaacctagttGCTTTGTGTACTAGATAGCAGCTCTATTCCTTAACCTTGACTAACACTGAGTCAAGCATCACC belongs to Scleropages formosus chromosome 18, fSclFor1.1, whole genome shotgun sequence and includes:
- the ptpn2a gene encoding tyrosine-protein phosphatase non-receptor type 2a isoform X1 gives rise to the protein MERQFEDIDSTGRWHNLYMEIRNLSHECSYKVAKYPENRIRNRYRDVSPYDHSRVKLKNLENDYINASLIVMEEAQRNYILTQGPLRNTCGHFWLMVWEQRTKAVIMLNRVIEKGSEKCAQYWPTPEEREMSFKDTNFVVKLLSEDVKSYYTIRVLELQNTDTQETREIYHFHYTTWPDFGVPESPASFLNFLFKVRESGSLEVQHGPSVVHCSAGIGRSGTFSLVDTCLVLMDKRKDPSSVDIQKVLLEMRKYRMGLIQTPDQLRFSYMAIIEGAKYIMGDRSVKNEWQELANEGQEPVWESSEPPPPPPRPTDKLNGDGYESKEADWPKQDHEESIESCTRQRHREARRAATAQKVQQMKQRLYDTEQKRQRWLYWRPILLGVGAGVTLALGLYIGWGMASQ
- the ptpn2a gene encoding tyrosine-protein phosphatase non-receptor type 2a isoform X2, with protein sequence MERQFEDIDSTGRWHNLYMEIRNLSHECSYKVAKYPENRIRNRYRDVSPYDHSRVKLKNLENDYINASLIVMEEAQRNYILTQGPLRNTCGHFWLMVWEQRTKAVIMLNRVIEKGSEKCAQYWPTPEEREMSFKDTNFVVKLLSEDVKSYYTIRVLELQNTDTQETREIYHFHYTTWPDFGVPESPASFLNFLFKVRESGSLEVQHGPSVVHCSAGIGRSGTFSLVDTCLVLMDKRKDPSSVDIQKVLLEMRKYRMGLIQTPDQLRFSYMAIIEGAKYIMGDRMSGRSLPMRARSLYGSHLNHPHPRLVPLISSMVTGMNQKRQTGPSKTTRRA